A window of Dyella terrae contains these coding sequences:
- a CDS encoding SDR family oxidoreductase, giving the protein MASGSASRDVVVFGASSQIGYFLLKRLVARKDGVVAVSRKARPAEPGITWVEGDLPWTPPALDKSFDCAASFGPLAPFAAWLEQAPLRDDAFVVATSSMSAATKIDSPVLAERELAQRLREGESQLAQACERRGFRWTILRPTIVYGAARDKSLTPIARRAARTHVFPWPQGKGLRQPVHADDIAQAVLAAIDTGACAGQVVPIGGGERLTAGQMFDRVRRTVPGTVLPVPLPAAGLELIAMAVPWMRGPVARLNSDLIADNSVLEASLGVHPRPFRPDPACWGL; this is encoded by the coding sequence ATGGCGTCGGGAAGTGCGAGCAGGGACGTCGTTGTTTTCGGTGCCAGCAGCCAGATCGGCTACTTCCTGTTGAAGCGGCTGGTGGCACGCAAGGATGGCGTCGTCGCGGTGAGCCGCAAGGCGCGTCCGGCGGAGCCGGGCATCACCTGGGTGGAAGGCGACCTGCCGTGGACGCCGCCGGCGCTGGACAAGTCATTCGACTGCGCGGCCAGTTTCGGACCGCTTGCACCCTTTGCCGCGTGGCTGGAACAGGCGCCGCTGCGTGACGATGCGTTTGTTGTGGCGACCAGTTCCATGAGCGCGGCGACGAAGATCGATTCGCCGGTGCTCGCCGAACGCGAGCTGGCCCAGCGCCTGCGCGAGGGTGAATCGCAGCTGGCGCAAGCCTGCGAGCGCCGGGGTTTTCGTTGGACGATTCTTCGCCCGACCATCGTTTACGGCGCCGCGCGCGACAAGAGCCTCACCCCCATCGCCCGCCGCGCCGCGCGTACGCATGTCTTTCCCTGGCCGCAGGGCAAAGGCCTTCGCCAGCCGGTGCATGCCGATGACATCGCGCAGGCCGTTCTCGCGGCGATCGATACTGGTGCCTGCGCGGGGCAGGTGGTACCCATCGGCGGCGGTGAGCGCCTGACGGCCGGACAGATGTTCGATCGCGTGCGCCGGACAGTGCCCGGAACGGTGCTGCCTGTGCCTTTGCCGGCAGCGGGACTGGAGCTGATTGCGATGGCGGTGCCATGGATGCGGGGGCCGGTTGCGCGTCTCAACAGTGACCTGATTGCCGACAACAGCGTGCTCGAAGCATCCCTGGGCGTGCACCCGCGTCCCTTCCGTCCCGACCCCGCCTGCTGGGGCCTGTGA
- the mrcB gene encoding penicillin-binding protein 1B — MAFLTRLRSFASAVWPWVRIPFWICLGLFVGFVLPYTLVLNKRVQDRFNDLVFAVPTRVYARPLALEPGAPTSPAALELELTFAGYGNDGHGQVAGTFAKDGAAYTISSRGYAGPDGGELPKRIKVVLSKGQVSSVKDLGTGKAITSAHLDPARIATVYGSQQEERRIVHLGDVPPLLIAGLQAVEDRDFKHHIGIDFSAILRATFANLRAGHTVQGGSTLTQQLVRNLFLDRDQNITRKFNEALMSILIEAHYDKSRILEAYINEVFLGQQGSQAVHGFAAASEFYFGRRIEDLRPQEMALLIGMVKGPSFYDPRRYPDRALTRRNLVLGQFVETGLLSADEAKAAQATPLGIITNGQLPHNRFPAFMQLVRGQITNDFDDTTLSEGNLSIFTTLDPAAQLYTEQAIATTMKALGKRGDAAQAAAVVTEAQTGSVLAVVGSKDPGDQGFNRALDSRRSIGSLIKPLVYLVALAQPDRWNLGSLVDDSPISMRQPDGTQWTPKNDEGDSHGEVPMVDALVHSWNLATIHLGLEVGVPRIKAFLESFGMTDINPSPSLLLGAQGFSPLQTAQLYQYIAADGHALPLVAVRGVVDAKGQTIKRYEVKTGQGEYQGAVRLVTWAMQQVARSGTAASIGRAGLGNLNAAGKTGTSNDMRDSWFAGFTEDHLAVFWMGRDDNKPSGLYGATGSLRAWQELFRKLPTRALPAEPGQGLEMAWIADGKRTDPQCGNARQLPVIAGTLPQSTEGCFWQRVQSWFGGGENTEAPAPANPEPIRD; from the coding sequence TTGGCCTTTCTGACCCGTCTTCGCTCGTTCGCTAGCGCCGTCTGGCCTTGGGTGCGCATCCCGTTCTGGATTTGCCTCGGCTTGTTCGTGGGCTTCGTGCTCCCTTACACCCTGGTGCTCAACAAGCGCGTGCAGGATCGCTTCAACGATCTGGTCTTCGCCGTCCCCACCCGCGTTTATGCGCGACCGCTGGCGCTTGAGCCCGGCGCCCCCACGTCCCCGGCGGCCCTGGAGCTGGAGCTGACCTTCGCCGGTTACGGCAATGACGGTCACGGCCAGGTCGCCGGCACCTTTGCGAAGGACGGCGCGGCCTACACGATTTCCTCGCGAGGTTATGCCGGTCCCGACGGGGGCGAGCTGCCGAAGCGCATCAAGGTGGTGCTGTCCAAGGGGCAGGTGTCATCGGTCAAGGATCTGGGCACCGGCAAGGCGATCACTTCGGCGCATCTGGATCCCGCGCGTATCGCCACGGTGTATGGCTCGCAACAGGAAGAGCGCCGCATCGTCCATCTCGGCGACGTGCCGCCGTTGCTGATCGCGGGGCTGCAGGCGGTCGAGGACCGCGACTTCAAGCATCACATCGGCATCGATTTCTCCGCCATCCTGCGCGCGACGTTCGCCAATCTGCGAGCCGGCCACACGGTGCAGGGCGGTTCGACGCTGACGCAGCAGCTGGTGCGCAACCTGTTCCTCGATCGTGACCAGAACATCACGCGCAAATTCAACGAAGCGCTGATGTCGATCCTGATCGAAGCGCACTACGACAAGAGCCGCATCCTCGAGGCTTACATCAACGAGGTGTTCCTCGGTCAGCAGGGTAGCCAGGCGGTGCACGGTTTCGCCGCCGCGTCGGAGTTCTATTTCGGACGTCGCATCGAAGACCTGCGTCCGCAGGAAATGGCCTTGCTTATCGGCATGGTGAAGGGACCGAGCTTCTACGATCCGCGTCGTTATCCGGACCGTGCGTTGACGCGTCGCAACCTGGTGCTCGGCCAGTTCGTCGAAACGGGCCTGTTGAGCGCTGACGAAGCCAAGGCGGCGCAGGCGACGCCGCTGGGCATCATCACCAATGGTCAATTGCCGCATAACCGCTTTCCGGCCTTCATGCAGCTGGTACGCGGACAGATCACCAACGACTTCGATGACACCACGCTCAGCGAAGGCAACCTGAGCATCTTCACCACGCTCGACCCCGCCGCGCAGCTCTACACCGAGCAGGCCATCGCCACGACGATGAAAGCGCTGGGCAAACGCGGTGATGCGGCGCAGGCAGCGGCCGTCGTCACGGAGGCACAGACAGGCAGCGTGCTGGCCGTGGTCGGTAGCAAGGATCCGGGTGACCAGGGCTTCAACCGTGCGCTGGACTCGCGGCGTTCCATCGGCTCGCTGATCAAGCCGCTGGTGTACCTGGTGGCGCTTGCCCAACCCGATCGCTGGAACCTGGGCTCGCTCGTCGATGACTCGCCGATCAGCATGCGCCAGCCCGATGGCACCCAGTGGACGCCGAAAAATGACGAAGGCGACTCGCATGGCGAGGTGCCGATGGTCGACGCGCTGGTGCATTCGTGGAACCTCGCCACGATCCACCTGGGCCTGGAAGTCGGCGTGCCGCGCATCAAGGCCTTCCTTGAATCGTTCGGCATGACCGATATCAACCCGAGCCCGTCCCTGTTGCTGGGTGCCCAGGGGTTCTCGCCGCTGCAGACCGCGCAGCTCTATCAGTACATCGCCGCCGACGGCCATGCGCTGCCGCTCGTCGCCGTGCGCGGGGTGGTGGACGCGAAGGGCCAGACGATCAAGCGCTATGAAGTGAAAACCGGGCAGGGCGAATACCAGGGTGCGGTGCGCCTGGTGACCTGGGCGATGCAGCAGGTGGCGCGTTCGGGTACGGCCGCCTCGATTGGTCGCGCGGGCCTCGGCAATCTCAATGCCGCCGGCAAGACCGGCACCAGCAACGACATGCGTGACAGCTGGTTCGCCGGCTTCACCGAAGATCACCTGGCCGTGTTCTGGATGGGTCGCGACGACAACAAGCCAAGCGGGCTCTACGGCGCCACCGGCAGCCTGCGCGCCTGGCAGGAGCTGTTCCGCAAGCTGCCGACGCGGGCCTTGCCCGCTGAGCCGGGCCAGGGCCTGGAAATGGCCTGGATCGCCGACGGCAAGCGCACGGATCCGCAATGCGGAAATGCGCGGCAATTGCCGGTGATTGCAGGCACACTTCCGCAAAGTACCGAAGGCTGCTTCTGGCAGCGTGTGCAGAGCTGGTTTGGCGGCGGTGAAAACACCGAAGCCCCTGCGCCGGCCAACCCCGAACCCATCCGAGATTGA
- a CDS encoding tetratricopeptide repeat protein, producing MSYRLARTVLLTAVVAGLAITACTRIAEPEKPARAVPSDAQMIASIRAAGDREKSIIDVNPLRDPGVTMLQDGAGADERRGAYQDAADKLDQALKLSPNSPDLLQERAEVAIRLKDYPRAEQLARKSWELGPRLGPLCARNWQTIKELRFHAGDDAGAATADKWVKQCHVEGVPRY from the coding sequence ATGTCGTACCGTCTTGCCCGCACCGTCCTCCTGACCGCCGTCGTGGCTGGTCTCGCCATCACCGCGTGCACCAGGATCGCCGAACCGGAAAAGCCGGCGCGCGCGGTGCCGTCGGACGCCCAGATGATTGCTTCGATTCGCGCGGCAGGCGATCGCGAAAAATCGATCATCGACGTGAACCCACTGCGCGATCCGGGCGTGACGATGCTGCAGGATGGTGCCGGTGCCGACGAGCGTCGTGGCGCGTACCAGGACGCTGCGGACAAGCTCGATCAGGCCCTCAAGCTCAGCCCCAACTCGCCGGACCTGCTGCAGGAACGGGCAGAAGTCGCGATTCGCCTGAAGGATTACCCGCGCGCCGAACAGCTCGCCCGCAAGTCGTGGGAGCTGGGGCCGCGCCTGGGCCCGCTGTGCGCGCGCAACTGGCAGACCATCAAGGAGCTGCGCTTCCACGCCGGCGACGACGCTGGCGCGGCCACGGCGGACAAGTGGGTCAAGCAGTGCCACGTCGAGGGCGTGCCCCGCTACTGA
- a CDS encoding LysR family transcriptional regulator has protein sequence MAASAKPNRVLFELDLLRALVTVADCGSFTAAALRLHSTQSTVSQRIRRLEEAAGYVLLTRGKGDVRPTDAGETVLAYARRQLTLNDALLDALTGAAVALTIRLGVPEDFAAGRTTELLATFSRRHPHVKLEVSAGLSRDLLDAYDRGDLDMALVKLRRDSRESVARWPEPMRWIDSAKSPAFQLDPLPLVAFPPRGLYRDDMIGAIERMGRRWRISFSSTSLSGVQAAVAAGLGISLLPARAVTAGHIVLHRRQGPCDRHHGYRAAPRRNGRSHGAGARARAGADDRT, from the coding sequence ATGGCTGCCAGTGCGAAACCGAATAGGGTGCTCTTCGAACTGGACCTGCTGCGCGCGTTGGTCACGGTTGCCGACTGTGGGAGCTTCACAGCAGCAGCACTTCGCCTGCATTCCACGCAATCCACGGTGAGCCAGAGGATCCGGCGTCTCGAAGAGGCGGCCGGATATGTGCTTCTGACGCGCGGCAAGGGTGATGTTCGCCCCACTGACGCCGGCGAAACCGTGCTGGCGTACGCGCGTCGACAACTTACGCTCAACGATGCATTGCTCGATGCGCTGACCGGCGCCGCTGTCGCGCTGACGATCCGGCTGGGCGTACCCGAAGATTTCGCTGCAGGCCGCACGACTGAGTTGCTCGCGACCTTCAGTCGCCGCCATCCGCACGTCAAGCTTGAAGTGAGTGCAGGCCTGAGCCGCGATCTGCTGGATGCCTATGATCGCGGTGACCTGGATATGGCATTGGTCAAGCTTCGTCGCGACTCGCGTGAATCCGTGGCCCGCTGGCCCGAGCCCATGCGCTGGATCGACAGTGCGAAGAGCCCCGCCTTTCAGCTCGATCCGCTGCCGCTCGTAGCGTTTCCGCCTCGCGGCCTCTATCGAGATGACATGATCGGCGCGATTGAGCGCATGGGGCGACGCTGGCGCATCAGCTTTTCGAGCACCAGCCTTTCCGGTGTCCAGGCGGCGGTTGCCGCAGGCCTCGGCATCAGCCTGCTGCCCGCGCGAGCAGTGACGGCCGGGCACATCGTGTTGCATCGTCGCCAGGGGCCCTGCGATCGACACCATGGATATCGCGCTGCTCCACGGCGCAACGGCCGATCCCATGGTGCAGGAGCTCGGGCGCGAGCTGGGGCGGATGATCGGACGTGA
- a CDS encoding amidohydrolase family protein, producing MLDRIFNNAVNVHGEPIRLAVKDGRLVDATDASEARETIDLAGRLVLPGFVDGHIHLDKSFVGDTWRPHVPAHSLRERLAAEKQLLATARPMVERADALIAQAASYGTMAMRCHVDVDATTGLSHLHAVMEARSRWLDRVDIEIVAFPQAGVMSCPGTADVLHAAMREGATVVGGIDPTTLDGDAEGQLDVVFGVAERHDAKVDIHLHEPGMQGIGQLLRIAARTKALGMAGRVAVSHAYALGDVTHDVVDRTALALSDAGVAIMTNAPGDRAFPPVLRLRAAGVHVFSGNDNIRDAWWPYGNGDMLQRAQLVGYRSGFYTDSELLVALDMATHAGATVMGKEGYGLHAGNEASFVVFDEPNGPAAVAGARSDRQIVHRGEFWESR from the coding sequence ATGCTCGATCGGATCTTCAACAACGCCGTGAACGTGCACGGCGAGCCCATTCGCCTTGCCGTCAAGGACGGCCGTCTTGTCGACGCCACGGACGCATCCGAGGCCCGCGAAACCATCGACCTCGCCGGGCGGCTCGTCCTGCCGGGCTTCGTCGACGGCCATATTCACCTGGACAAAAGCTTTGTCGGCGACACATGGAGACCACACGTCCCAGCCCACTCGCTGCGTGAACGACTGGCGGCGGAGAAGCAACTCCTGGCGACTGCGCGGCCCATGGTGGAGCGCGCGGACGCGTTGATTGCCCAGGCCGCAAGCTACGGCACGATGGCCATGCGCTGCCACGTCGACGTGGATGCCACGACCGGCCTTTCGCACTTGCATGCGGTCATGGAAGCGCGCAGCCGCTGGCTTGATCGGGTCGATATCGAAATCGTCGCGTTTCCGCAGGCGGGCGTGATGTCTTGTCCCGGCACGGCCGACGTGCTTCATGCCGCCATGCGCGAAGGTGCGACCGTCGTCGGCGGCATCGATCCCACGACGCTCGATGGCGATGCCGAAGGCCAGCTCGACGTGGTGTTCGGCGTGGCCGAACGCCACGACGCCAAGGTGGACATCCATCTGCACGAGCCGGGCATGCAAGGCATCGGGCAACTGCTGCGCATTGCCGCGCGCACGAAAGCGCTCGGCATGGCGGGACGCGTCGCCGTGAGCCATGCCTATGCGCTGGGCGACGTGACGCACGATGTGGTCGATCGCACCGCGCTGGCTCTGTCGGATGCCGGCGTGGCCATCATGACCAATGCGCCTGGCGACCGCGCTTTCCCGCCGGTGCTCCGACTTCGCGCGGCAGGCGTTCACGTTTTCAGCGGCAATGACAACATCCGCGATGCCTGGTGGCCTTACGGCAATGGCGACATGCTGCAGCGAGCCCAGCTTGTCGGCTATCGGTCGGGCTTCTATACGGACAGCGAACTGCTGGTCGCGCTGGACATGGCGACGCATGCCGGTGCCACCGTCATGGGCAAGGAAGGCTACGGCCTTCACGCGGGGAACGAGGCATCGTTCGTGGTTTTCGATGAGCCTAACGGGCCTGCCGCCGTGGCCGGCGCGCGAAGTGATCGGCAGATCGTGCATCGCGGCGAGTTCTGGGAATCACGCTGA
- a CDS encoding ATP-dependent DNA helicase, whose amino-acid sequence MIDSDASALLGADGPFARELPNFAPRAAQQAMAQAVQHAIAERETLIAEAGTGTGKTYAYLVPALLSGERVIVSTGTKALQDQLFFRDLPRVRSVLGAHLKAALLKGRANYLCLYRLDQTVREGATFDYTQASQLAAIRAWSARTRFGDRMELAEVPEESPMWPRVTSTPENCLGVECAFYDDCHVVKARREAQEADVVVVNHHLLFADLALKQGGFGEILPGAQAFILDEAHQIPELAGQFFSQSISARQLTELAQDALAECNGVTGAIGVVLEPAEALQDTVRKLRASMQPLPERGPFHLLETAGDIREGLRDLQDMLAAFADVLASQAERTRGFANAHERAAVMTERLDRIVEQPDEQDVRWFELFPRGFALHATPLDLAAPLRVLRERTQAAWIHTSATLSVAGSFQHFARQLGLEYPQTLSLESPFDYEKQALCYLPAGLPDPAMRDYTERVIDAVLPVLEASNGRAFLLFTSHRALRLAADTLSRRVGWPLFVQGTAPRHRLLEDFRASGHGVLLGAASFWEGVDVAGEALSVVVIDKLPFAAPDDPVLQARLDALEHSGINPFMGWQVPSAVIALKQGVGRLIRDVHDRGVLVLCDPRLTSKGYGKLFLNSLPPMPRTRDLKDVQAFFADDGDA is encoded by the coding sequence ATGATCGACTCCGACGCCTCTGCGCTGCTCGGCGCGGACGGCCCGTTCGCACGCGAGTTGCCCAATTTCGCTCCGCGCGCCGCCCAGCAGGCGATGGCGCAGGCGGTTCAGCATGCGATCGCCGAACGCGAGACACTGATCGCCGAAGCGGGCACGGGTACGGGCAAGACTTACGCGTATCTCGTTCCGGCGCTGCTGTCGGGTGAACGGGTGATCGTCTCGACAGGCACCAAGGCGCTGCAGGATCAGCTGTTCTTTCGTGATCTTCCGCGCGTGCGTTCGGTGCTCGGTGCGCATCTCAAGGCCGCGCTTCTGAAAGGTCGGGCGAACTACCTGTGTCTGTATCGCCTCGATCAGACCGTGCGTGAAGGCGCCACCTTCGATTACACGCAGGCGTCGCAACTGGCGGCCATACGTGCCTGGTCCGCGCGCACGCGTTTTGGCGACCGCATGGAACTGGCCGAGGTGCCGGAAGAATCGCCGATGTGGCCACGCGTGACGTCCACGCCGGAGAATTGCCTGGGCGTGGAGTGTGCGTTCTACGACGACTGCCACGTGGTGAAGGCACGTCGCGAAGCGCAGGAAGCCGATGTGGTGGTGGTCAATCACCATTTGCTGTTTGCCGATCTTGCACTGAAGCAGGGCGGCTTCGGCGAGATCCTTCCCGGGGCGCAGGCTTTCATCCTCGATGAAGCCCACCAGATTCCGGAGCTCGCGGGTCAGTTCTTTTCGCAGAGCATCAGCGCGCGTCAGCTCACTGAGCTGGCACAGGATGCGCTGGCCGAATGCAATGGGGTCACCGGGGCCATCGGCGTCGTACTCGAGCCGGCCGAGGCCCTGCAGGACACCGTGCGCAAATTGCGCGCCAGCATGCAGCCGTTGCCGGAGCGCGGGCCGTTTCACCTGCTCGAGACGGCCGGCGATATTCGCGAAGGCCTGCGCGACTTGCAGGACATGCTGGCGGCGTTCGCCGACGTGCTCGCCTCACAGGCCGAACGCACGCGCGGCTTCGCCAATGCGCACGAGCGCGCGGCCGTGATGACCGAGCGACTGGATCGCATCGTCGAACAACCCGACGAACAGGATGTGCGTTGGTTCGAACTGTTCCCGCGCGGTTTTGCCCTGCATGCCACGCCGCTGGACCTGGCGGCGCCACTGCGCGTCCTGCGCGAACGTACACAGGCGGCATGGATCCATACGTCGGCGACCCTGTCCGTCGCCGGTAGCTTCCAGCACTTCGCCCGGCAGCTTGGGCTTGAGTATCCGCAGACGCTGAGCCTGGAAAGTCCGTTCGATTACGAAAAGCAGGCGCTGTGCTATCTGCCGGCCGGCTTGCCCGACCCGGCGATGCGCGATTACACGGAGCGTGTCATCGACGCCGTGCTGCCCGTGCTGGAAGCCTCCAACGGTCGTGCATTCCTGTTGTTTACTTCGCACCGTGCCCTGCGCCTGGCCGCCGACACGCTTTCGCGACGAGTGGGCTGGCCGTTGTTCGTCCAGGGCACGGCGCCGCGGCATCGGTTGCTCGAAGACTTCCGCGCCAGTGGCCACGGTGTGTTGCTCGGCGCAGCCAGTTTCTGGGAAGGCGTCGACGTGGCCGGGGAAGCGCTCAGCGTCGTGGTGATCGACAAGCTGCCGTTCGCGGCACCTGATGACCCCGTCCTGCAGGCGCGCCTGGATGCCCTCGAGCACTCCGGTATCAATCCCTTCATGGGCTGGCAGGTCCCCAGCGCCGTCATTGCCCTCAAGCAGGGCGTGGGCCGCCTGATCCGCGACGTCCATGATCGCGGCGTACTGGTCCTGTGCGACCCTCGTCTGACCAGCAAGGGCTATGGCAAGCTGTTCCTCAACAGCTTGCCACCGATGCCGCGCACCCGGGACCTGAAGGACGTGCAAGCGTTCTTCGCGGATGACGGGGACGCCTAG
- a CDS encoding VOC family protein → MAKITGLGGIFFKSRDPIALSKWYAEHLGLPAQEWGGAMFTEDESRPGKTLWSPFKADTAYFGAGPQTFMINFRVDDLDSVLINLRRAGVDVDDKSEASEYGKFGWFTDPEGHRVELWEPPASA, encoded by the coding sequence ATGGCAAAGATCACCGGTCTGGGCGGCATTTTCTTCAAGTCGCGCGATCCCATCGCGTTGTCGAAGTGGTACGCCGAACACCTGGGCCTGCCCGCCCAGGAGTGGGGTGGCGCGATGTTCACCGAAGACGAATCGCGACCGGGCAAGACGCTTTGGTCGCCCTTCAAGGCGGACACGGCCTATTTTGGCGCCGGTCCGCAGACCTTCATGATCAACTTCCGCGTGGATGACCTGGACAGCGTGCTGATCAACCTGCGCCGCGCCGGTGTCGACGTCGATGACAAGAGCGAGGCGAGCGAGTACGGCAAGTTCGGCTGGTTCACCGATCCGGAAGGCCATCGCGTGGAGCTGTGGGAGCCGCCGGCGTCGGCGTAA
- a CDS encoding RNA polymerase sigma factor yields MTATDIHRTIDALWRIESARLIAGLARMVRDVGLAEELAQDALVVALEQWPQSGVPDNPGAWLMTTAKHRAIDRLRRSKLIERKHEEITRELEAEQEFAFTEVELAADDHIGDDLLRLIFTACHPLLSMDARVALTLRLLGGLTTDEIARAFLVPEPTIAQRIVRAKRTLSDAKVPFEVPRGEELNQRLGSVLGVIYLIFNEGYSATTGQDWLRPGLCEDALRLGRILAELAPQEPEVHGLAALMEIQASRNAARVGPGGEPVLLLEQNRSRWDQLMIHRGLAALERAEKLASIRGVYATQAAIAACHARATTADQTDWPRIVALYTELARSFPSPVIELNRAVAVSMAYGAEAGLTMVDALRDEPALKNYHLLPSVRGDLLYKLGRLAEARTEFLRASAMTRNAQEKALLQRRAESCGPD; encoded by the coding sequence ATGACGGCGACCGACATCCATCGCACCATCGACGCCCTGTGGCGCATCGAATCCGCTCGCCTCATTGCCGGCCTGGCGCGCATGGTGCGCGATGTCGGCCTGGCCGAGGAACTGGCCCAGGACGCACTCGTGGTGGCCCTCGAACAATGGCCGCAATCCGGTGTCCCGGATAACCCCGGTGCCTGGCTGATGACGACCGCCAAGCATCGCGCCATCGATCGCCTGCGCCGCAGCAAGCTGATCGAGCGCAAGCATGAAGAGATCACGCGCGAACTCGAAGCCGAACAGGAGTTCGCCTTCACCGAAGTGGAGCTGGCTGCCGACGACCACATCGGTGACGACCTGCTGCGCCTGATTTTCACCGCCTGCCATCCACTCCTGTCGATGGATGCGCGCGTCGCGCTGACCTTGCGCCTGCTTGGCGGCCTGACGACCGATGAAATCGCCCGGGCGTTCCTCGTGCCCGAACCCACCATCGCCCAACGCATCGTGCGCGCCAAGCGCACTTTGTCTGACGCGAAGGTGCCTTTCGAAGTGCCGCGCGGCGAAGAGCTGAACCAGCGCCTCGGTTCGGTTCTCGGTGTTATCTACCTCATCTTCAACGAAGGATATTCCGCGACGACCGGCCAGGACTGGCTGCGCCCCGGCCTGTGCGAAGACGCGCTGCGACTGGGCCGCATCCTCGCCGAGCTGGCCCCGCAGGAACCGGAAGTGCATGGATTGGCGGCACTGATGGAAATCCAGGCATCGCGCAACGCCGCGCGCGTCGGACCGGGCGGCGAGCCCGTGCTTCTGCTGGAACAGAATCGTTCGCGCTGGGATCAGCTGATGATCCACCGCGGCCTGGCCGCCCTCGAACGCGCTGAGAAACTGGCCAGCATCCGCGGCGTATACGCGACGCAAGCCGCCATCGCCGCCTGTCATGCGCGCGCCACCACCGCCGATCAAACCGACTGGCCGCGCATCGTGGCGCTCTATACCGAGCTGGCGCGCAGCTTCCCGTCACCGGTGATCGAGCTCAATCGCGCCGTGGCCGTTTCGATGGCGTACGGCGCGGAAGCCGGCCTGACCATGGTTGATGCACTGCGCGACGAGCCGGCGCTGAAGAACTACCACCTGCTACCGAGTGTCCGCGGCGACCTGCTGTACAAGCTGGGTCGACTGGCTGAAGCACGCACGGAATTCCTGCGCGCATCGGCCATGACACGCAATGCGCAGGAAAAGGCCCTGCTGCAGCGACGCGCCGAATCCTGCGGCCCGGACTGA
- a CDS encoding VOC family protein — MTIQTYLNFDGRCDEALAYYKKTLGAEVKLLMRFKDNPQPPQEGHAPDPAYAEKVMHSEFTVGDTTIMATDGYAKSDMKFEGFQLAYSMKSDADAKKAFDALADGGEVSQPLAETFFATSFGMLADRFGVRWMIMVPRPT, encoded by the coding sequence ATGACGATCCAGACATACCTGAACTTCGATGGCCGCTGCGACGAAGCGCTTGCGTACTACAAGAAAACGCTCGGCGCCGAAGTGAAACTGCTGATGCGTTTCAAGGACAATCCGCAGCCGCCCCAGGAAGGCCACGCACCCGATCCGGCATACGCCGAGAAGGTGATGCACAGTGAGTTCACCGTCGGCGATACCACCATCATGGCCACCGATGGCTACGCCAAGAGCGACATGAAGTTCGAGGGTTTCCAGCTGGCGTACTCGATGAAGTCCGATGCGGATGCGAAGAAGGCTTTCGACGCGCTCGCCGATGGCGGCGAAGTCTCTCAACCGCTGGCCGAAACCTTCTTCGCCACCAGCTTTGGCATGCTGGCAGATCGATTCGGCGTGCGCTGGATGATCATGGTTCCGCGACCGACGTAA
- a CDS encoding YciI family protein — protein sequence MRFMVMVRANKESEAGVMPTEQLLTEMGQFNEELVKAGVMLAGEGLQPSSKGARIRYDGSKRTVIDGPFAESKELIAGFWIIQVKSLEEAIEWMKRCPNPFDGESEIEIRQVFEAEDFGAEFTPELREQEERIRAVMAQQN from the coding sequence ATGCGATTCATGGTGATGGTCCGGGCCAACAAGGAATCCGAAGCCGGTGTCATGCCCACCGAGCAGTTGCTGACCGAGATGGGCCAGTTCAATGAGGAGCTGGTGAAGGCCGGCGTCATGCTCGCCGGCGAAGGCCTGCAGCCCAGCTCAAAAGGCGCCCGCATCCGCTATGACGGCAGCAAGCGCACCGTTATCGATGGCCCGTTCGCCGAGTCCAAGGAATTGATTGCCGGCTTCTGGATCATCCAGGTGAAATCGCTCGAAGAAGCCATCGAATGGATGAAGCGCTGCCCGAATCCCTTCGACGGGGAATCGGAAATCGAGATTCGCCAGGTATTCGAAGCCGAAGACTTTGGCGCCGAATTCACGCCGGAACTGCGCGAGCAGGAAGAACGGATTCGCGCCGTCATGGCCCAGCAGAACTGA